The following are from one region of the Hydrogenophaga sp. BPS33 genome:
- the accC gene encoding acetyl-CoA carboxylase biotin carboxylase subunit has protein sequence MFKKILIANRGEIALRVQRACREMGIKAVMVYSEADRDAKYVRLADEAVCIGPAPSGQSYLNMPAIISAAEVTDAEAIHPGYGFLSENADFAERVEKSGFTFIGPTPDSIRMMGDKVSAKQAMIRAGVPCVPGSEGALPDDPVVIKRTAKAVGYPVIIKAAGGGGGRGMRVVHTEAALLHAVQTTKAEAGAAFGNPEVYMEKFLQNPRHIEIQILADQHRNAVYLGERDCSMQRRHQKVIEEAPAPGIPRRLIEKIGERCASACKKIGYRGAGTFEFLFENGEFYFIEMNTRVQVEHPVTEAITGIDIVRTQIAVAAGEKLPFTQRQIQLRGHAIECRVNAEHAYKFTPSPGRITTWHMPGGPGVRVDSHVYANYFVPPNYDSMIGKIIVHGDTREQALARMRTALAEAVIEGIQTNVPLHRELMVDASFVAGGTNIHYLEEWLSQRER, from the coding sequence ATGTTCAAGAAAATCCTGATCGCCAACCGGGGAGAGATCGCGCTGCGTGTTCAGCGCGCTTGCCGGGAAATGGGCATCAAGGCGGTGATGGTGTATTCCGAGGCCGATCGCGACGCCAAGTATGTGCGCTTGGCCGACGAAGCCGTCTGCATCGGCCCGGCGCCGAGCGGCCAAAGCTACCTCAACATGCCGGCCATCATCTCGGCCGCAGAGGTGACCGATGCCGAGGCCATCCACCCGGGCTACGGCTTCCTCTCCGAAAACGCCGACTTCGCCGAGCGCGTTGAAAAGAGCGGCTTCACCTTCATCGGCCCCACGCCGGATTCGATCCGCATGATGGGCGACAAGGTGTCGGCCAAGCAGGCGATGATCCGCGCGGGCGTGCCCTGCGTGCCGGGTTCCGAGGGCGCGTTGCCCGACGACCCGGTGGTGATCAAGCGCACCGCCAAGGCCGTCGGCTACCCCGTGATCATCAAGGCCGCCGGCGGCGGCGGTGGGCGAGGCATGCGCGTGGTGCACACCGAGGCAGCGCTGCTGCACGCGGTGCAGACCACCAAGGCGGAAGCCGGCGCGGCCTTCGGCAATCCCGAGGTGTACATGGAGAAGTTTCTCCAGAACCCGCGCCACATCGAGATCCAGATCCTGGCCGACCAGCACCGCAACGCGGTGTACCTGGGCGAGCGCGACTGTTCCATGCAGCGCCGCCACCAGAAGGTGATCGAAGAAGCCCCGGCACCGGGCATTCCACGCCGCCTGATCGAGAAGATCGGCGAGCGCTGCGCCAGCGCCTGCAAGAAGATCGGCTACCGCGGTGCCGGCACCTTCGAATTCCTGTTCGAGAACGGCGAGTTCTACTTCATTGAAATGAACACGCGCGTGCAGGTGGAGCACCCGGTGACGGAAGCCATCACCGGCATCGACATCGTGCGCACCCAGATCGCGGTGGCCGCGGGCGAAAAGCTGCCGTTCACGCAGCGCCAGATCCAGCTGCGCGGGCATGCGATCGAGTGCCGCGTCAACGCCGAACACGCCTACAAGTTCACCCCATCGCCGGGTCGCATCACCACCTGGCACATGCCGGGCGGGCCGGGCGTGCGCGTGGATTCGCACGTGTATGCCAACTACTTCGTGCCGCCGAACTACGACTCGATGATCGGCAAGATCATCGTGCACGGCGACACGCGCGAGCAGGCACTGGCGCGCATGCGCACGGCGTTGGCCGAGGCGGTCATTGAAGGCATTCAGACCAATGTGCCGCTGCACCGCGAGCTGATGGTGGATGCGAGCTTCGTGGCCGGCGGTACCAACATCCACTACCTCGAAGAATGGCTGTCGCAACGTGAGCGCTGA
- the accB gene encoding acetyl-CoA carboxylase biotin carboxyl carrier protein, which produces MDLRKLKTLIDLVSESNVSELEITEAEGKVRIVKSAPVMAAAPVTYSMTPAPVAAPAAAVVEAAPAAAAPAAPTGHTVKSPMVGTFYRASSPGAKPFVEVGDTIKEGETICIVEAMKILNEIEADKSGTVTQVLVENGQAVEYGQPMFVIE; this is translated from the coding sequence ATGGATCTAAGAAAACTAAAGACGCTGATCGACCTGGTGTCCGAGTCGAACGTGTCCGAGCTTGAAATCACCGAAGCCGAGGGCAAGGTGCGCATTGTCAAGAGCGCGCCCGTGATGGCCGCCGCGCCCGTGACCTACAGCATGACCCCGGCGCCCGTGGCGGCTCCGGCGGCGGCTGTGGTGGAAGCCGCCCCTGCGGCAGCGGCCCCCGCTGCGCCCACCGGCCACACGGTGAAGTCGCCCATGGTGGGCACCTTCTACCGCGCGTCCAGCCCCGGCGCCAAGCCTTTCGTGGAAGTGGGCGACACCATCAAGGAAGGCGAAACCATCTGCATCGTCGAGGCGATGAAGATCCTCAATGAAATCGAAGCCGACAAGTCCGGCACCGTGACGCAGGTGCTGGTCGAGAACGGCCAGGCGGTCGAGTACGGCCAGCCCATGTTCGTGATCGAATAA
- a CDS encoding TlpA family protein disulfide reductase, translating into MKLQRRTLWMAGMAVVAGGAGALFSARRLQLQPVMSEAEVAFWATAFEGPNGGAVRLADFRDRPLLVNFWATWCPPCVEELPMLNAFHEAHKARGWQVLGLAVDQPSAVRSFMQKLPLNFPVGMAGFAGTDLSRSLGNPSGALPFSVVFGGDGTLLHRKIGKVSQEDLAQWATLA; encoded by the coding sequence ATGAAGCTGCAACGCAGAACCCTCTGGATGGCGGGCATGGCCGTGGTGGCGGGTGGCGCCGGGGCCTTGTTCTCGGCGCGGCGCCTGCAGTTGCAGCCGGTGATGAGCGAGGCCGAGGTCGCGTTCTGGGCCACCGCGTTCGAAGGCCCGAATGGCGGGGCCGTGCGCCTCGCCGATTTCCGCGACCGTCCTTTGCTGGTCAACTTCTGGGCCACCTGGTGCCCGCCCTGTGTGGAAGAGTTGCCCATGCTCAACGCGTTCCATGAGGCCCACAAGGCGCGCGGTTGGCAGGTGCTCGGCCTGGCGGTGGACCAGCCCAGCGCGGTGCGCTCTTTCATGCAGAAGCTGCCTTTGAACTTCCCGGTGGGCATGGCGGGCTTCGCGGGCACCGATCTCAGCCGCAGCCTGGGCAACCCCAGCGGGGCATTGCCGTTCAGCGTGGTGTTCGGCGGCGATGGCACCTTGCTGCACCGCAAGATCGGCAAAGTGTCGCAAGAGGATCTGGCGCAGTGGGCGACTTTGGCGTGA
- a CDS encoding LysR substrate-binding domain-containing protein, whose protein sequence is MELRHLRYFVTVAELGSISRAAAKLYIAQPPLSAQIRQLEEEVGAALLVRWSRGVRLTPAGSSFLDDARAILARAEQATQRAREFQSGERSTLRVGLVPSATQSLLPGLLRRFVASNLSVQIEAQERVPSARQLQALRNAELDLGFVRPASVVGQSEWVCAIDDPYWVALPHGHALARSTKPIAVKALEHAVFVAFSRYAESDFFDQTASLCEGAGFKPDVRHTATQFMSVLAMVSSGLGVAIVPASCAILAQPGVAMRRLTGIARKSQLVLIANQALREDAWGRSVLQIAEQELRALEVSVRAASVAAR, encoded by the coding sequence ATGGAACTTCGACACCTGCGCTATTTCGTCACCGTGGCCGAGCTGGGCAGCATCAGCCGCGCGGCCGCCAAGCTCTACATCGCCCAACCGCCCTTGTCGGCCCAGATCCGGCAGCTGGAAGAAGAGGTGGGCGCAGCCCTGCTCGTGCGTTGGTCGCGCGGCGTGCGGCTGACGCCTGCCGGCAGTTCTTTTCTGGACGATGCGCGCGCCATCCTCGCCCGCGCCGAACAGGCCACGCAACGGGCGCGCGAATTCCAGTCGGGCGAGCGCAGCACCTTGCGCGTCGGTCTGGTGCCATCGGCCACGCAATCCTTGCTGCCGGGTTTGCTGCGGCGCTTCGTGGCATCGAACCTGTCGGTTCAGATCGAGGCCCAGGAGCGCGTGCCATCGGCCCGGCAGCTGCAGGCCTTGCGCAATGCCGAGCTCGATCTCGGTTTTGTCCGGCCCGCCAGTGTGGTGGGGCAGAGCGAGTGGGTCTGCGCCATCGACGATCCCTACTGGGTCGCGCTGCCCCATGGCCATGCGCTGGCCCGCAGCACGAAGCCGATCGCCGTGAAGGCGCTGGAACACGCGGTGTTCGTCGCGTTCTCGCGCTACGCCGAGAGCGACTTCTTCGACCAGACCGCCTCGCTGTGCGAGGGCGCGGGCTTCAAGCCCGATGTGCGGCACACCGCCACCCAATTCATGAGCGTGCTGGCCATGGTCAGCAGCGGACTGGGCGTGGCCATCGTTCCAGCCTCCTGCGCCATTCTGGCGCAACCGGGGGTGGCGATGCGCCGGCTCACGGGCATCGCGCGCAAGAGCCAGTTGGTGCTCATCGCCAACCAGGCGCTGCGCGAAGATGCCTGGGGCCGTTCGGTACTCCAGATTGCGGAACAGGAACTGCGGGCCTTGGAGGTGTCGGTGCGCGCGGCCTCGGTGGCCGCGCGTTGA
- a CDS encoding zinc-dependent alcohol dehydrogenase, with the protein MKTLRKVRPDRGLELQDAPTPMPGPGEVLVQVQATGVCGTDLHIDKWTPSYHFMGSALPVTIGHEFAGVVAALGQDVHGLAVGQRVTVRPSVVCGVCAACTEGRADDCVTRKGIGVSRDGAFADFVRVPVRNCVPVPQGLEPKIAALAEPLSVSWEAVRAAGVTAGDKVLVLGPGNIGQGIALFARAAGAAEVVVAGHGDAPRLQILRQLGFDQLLDFAEQPMAEALAKVASSRPFDVVIEATGVAAVIGPAMQALKPRGVLVITGIHAAPVAIDLTALVRKHQEIRGSYRAPEAAWPQVVAFMEEHQSLLAHMVTHTVPLSRALEGFELARNKTATKVMVVPDVIEEASA; encoded by the coding sequence ATGAAAACCTTGAGAAAAGTTCGTCCCGACCGCGGCCTGGAATTGCAGGACGCGCCCACGCCCATGCCCGGCCCGGGCGAGGTCTTGGTCCAGGTCCAGGCCACGGGGGTGTGCGGCACCGACCTGCACATCGACAAGTGGACGCCGAGCTACCACTTCATGGGCTCGGCCTTGCCCGTGACCATCGGCCACGAATTCGCCGGTGTGGTGGCCGCGCTCGGACAGGACGTCCACGGCTTGGCCGTGGGGCAGCGGGTCACCGTCAGACCGTCGGTGGTGTGCGGCGTGTGCGCCGCGTGCACCGAGGGCCGGGCCGACGACTGCGTCACCCGCAAAGGCATTGGCGTCTCGCGCGATGGTGCGTTTGCCGACTTCGTGCGCGTGCCGGTGCGCAATTGCGTTCCGGTGCCCCAGGGCCTGGAGCCGAAGATTGCGGCCCTGGCCGAACCCCTGTCGGTCAGTTGGGAAGCGGTGCGCGCCGCCGGCGTGACGGCGGGCGACAAGGTGCTGGTACTGGGCCCGGGCAACATCGGCCAGGGCATCGCGTTGTTCGCCCGCGCGGCCGGCGCGGCCGAAGTGGTCGTGGCCGGGCATGGCGATGCGCCCCGTCTGCAGATATTGCGCCAGCTCGGCTTCGACCAACTGCTGGATTTCGCCGAACAGCCCATGGCCGAGGCGCTGGCCAAGGTGGCCAGTTCCCGCCCCTTCGACGTGGTGATCGAGGCCACGGGCGTCGCGGCCGTCATCGGGCCAGCCATGCAGGCGCTCAAGCCGCGCGGCGTGCTGGTGATCACCGGCATCCATGCCGCGCCGGTGGCGATCGACCTGACCGCCCTGGTGCGCAAACACCAGGAGATCCGGGGCTCCTACCGGGCGCCCGAGGCGGCCTGGCCCCAGGTCGTGGCGTTCATGGAGGAGCACCAGTCCCTGTTGGCCCACATGGTCACCCACACCGTGCCGCTGTCGCGCGCCCTCGAGGGCTTCGAACTGGCGCGCAACAAGACCGCCACCAAAGTCATGGTCGTGCCGGACGTCATCGAAGAGGCCTCGGCTTGA